The proteins below are encoded in one region of Aspergillus nidulans FGSC A4 chromosome III:
- a CDS encoding uncharacterized protein (transcript_id=CADANIAT00005349) — translation MPLTRSTSQTKEVLSREWRRISFPKVILVLQLQDDYPSLRYANDDSSYKTATPAHPAQPPKHDYQQGPKVQQARLDGTLLDSIPPLLQEVFGPIPMLIFNNEVTNARSSVQEPSQICLGVLGVEALSSFLL, via the exons ATGCCCCTGACGCGCAGTACAAGTCAAACCAAAGAGGTCTTAAGCAGAGAATGGCGTC GGATATCTTTCCCTAAAGTTATACTGGTTCTCCAGTTACAGGATGATTATCCTAGTCTGAGATAT GCGAATGATGATTCTTCCTACAAGACGGCCACACCCGCACACCCTGCACAGCCACCAAAACATGATTACCAACAAGGCCCAAAAGTTCAACAAGCCCGTCTGGACGGGACTTTGCTTGATTCGATTCCTCCGTTACTACAGGAAGTTTTCGGTCCAATCCCAATGCTGATCTTCAATAATGAAGTTACAAATGCCAGGAGTTCAGTACAAGAACCGTCTCAAATATGTCTGGGTGTTTTGGGAGTAGAGGCCCTGTCTAGCTTTTTACtttaa
- a CDS encoding aminotransferase-like domain-containing protein (transcript_id=CADANIAT00005350): MSRLHIHDIESLRASSAPLPLTVAPATSSEHFKSIHTRQRPVACRLDHHFSAESRDFNGADFKKGASPIGPRKIIPLGTGRPTADYYPWESFTFHGVSPASLASSTANDSGHSVYTVTKRDATYNLSLGMNYGHAAGSPHLLRFITEHIELVHNPPYQDWRTFLSCGATVALEVALRIFCNRGDWILTEQYTYSGTLETATLTCARVYGVEMDADGLRSDVLERTLASWDTSKGRKPRVLYTIPTGQNPTGYSQSLERRAAIYAIAVKHDLIIIEDDPYYFLRLGPYNEASTDAEEPTKISPDAFYSTGDPSYLSLDTSGRVVRLDSTSKILAPGLRAGWVTASSQIIDKFLAYQEVSTIAVSGSSQLMLWSLLDQGWGHTGFSSWLLHLSGEYRQRRNILLRACQQHLPRDIAEWVPPRYGMFLWIKVNWRRHPVIGKFETKATPEEVDSRLQGLEAQIVSDALSRGVLITKGSLFSWNKRPNGELHFRMTFAAAEKADLEEGVRLLGETLRGVFQTCLD, translated from the coding sequence ATGAGCCGTTTACATATTCATGACATCGAATCTTTACGCGCCAGCTCCGCACCCCTACCGCTGACGGTTGCGCCCGCCACTTCCTCCGAGCATTTCAAGTCCATTCACACTCGCCAAAGACCTGTCGCCTGTCGATTGGACCATCACTTCAGCGCCGAGAGCAGGGACTTCAATGGTGCCGATTTCAAGAAAGGTGCGAGCCCCATCGGACCACGGAAGATCATTCCTCTTGGTACTGGACGACCAACAGCCGACTATTATCCGTGGGAATCATTTACATTCCACGGTGTCTCGCCTGCTTCCCTGGCGAGTAGCACAGCTAACGACTCTGGCCATTCGGTTTACACAGTCACAAAGCGAGATGCCACGTACAATCTCTCGCTAGGAATGAATTACGGTCATGCGGCAGGTTCGCCGCATCTCCTGCGATTCATCACGGAACACATTGAGCTGGTCCATAATCCGCCATATCAAGACTGGCGTACTTTTCTGTCTTGCGGCGCGACAGTGGCGCTTGAAGTTGCCCTGCGGATATTCTGCAATCGGGGTGATTGGATTTTGACAGAACAATACACCTACTCTGGAACACTCGAGACTGCAACCCTGACCTGTGCACGAGTGTATGGAGTTGAAATGGATGCGGATGGTCTTCGGTCCGATGTCCTAGAAAGAACCCTCGCCTCTTGGGACACATCTAAGGGCAGGAAACCAAGAGTATTATATACCATACCTACAGGCCAAAATCCCACAGGATACAGCCAGTCTCTGGAGAGACGTGCAGCCATCTACGCGATCGCGGTCAAGCATGACCTGATCATAATCGAAGATGACCCTTATTACTTCCTCCGTCTGGGTCCCTACAACGAAGCAAGTACAGACGCCGAAGAACCCACAAAGATATCTCCTGATGCATTCTATAGCACTGGAGACCCATCCTACCTCTCTCTGGATACATCTGGCCGCGTCGTGCGCCTGGATTCGACGTCTAAGATTCTCGCCCCAGGGCTGCGCGCGGGCTGGGTGACTGCATCATCGCAAATCATCGACAAGTTTCTCGCCTACCAGGAAGTTAGTACCATAGCAGTGAGTGGCTCGTCACAACTAATGCTATGGAGCCTCCTTGATCAGGGGTGGGGCCACACCGGCTTCTCGTCCTGGTTGCTGCATCTCTCAGGGGAGTACCGACAGCGTCGTAATATCCTTTTACGCGCATGCCAACAGCACCTTCCAAGAGATATAGCAGAGTGGGTGCCGCCGCGGTACGGCATGTTTCTTTGGATTAAAGTGAACTGGAGACGACACCCTGTAATAGGCAAATTCGAAACAAAGGCGACGCCAGAGGAGGTGGATTCCCGCCTTCAAGGGCTGGAGGCCCAGATTGTTTCTGATGCGCTTAGTCGAGGCGTTTTGATCACCAAGGGCTCACTTTTTTCTTGGAATAAGAGACCCAACGGCGAGCTGCACTTCCGGATGACCTTtgcggcggccgagaaggcaGATTTGGAAGAGGGCGTGAGGCTTCTCGGGGAGACTCTGAGAGGTGTATTTCAGACATGCTTAGATTAG
- a CDS encoding uncharacterized protein (transcript_id=CADANIAT00005351), translating to MQSLAQLKYPFLPYTPYTPTLRLLLYPEHSGTAATAALRHFLNTAEPRRMASRLAACEPCRKSKLACDHNRPVCTRCSNNNRKGHCVYRNAPFKRKRIDTGPALNPSRSTRTIADTESIVPASAPARTPNRYPNPGYTGSSSHVAIFNYISAKDNSPNSVLDGETTLPRTQPEDDLLTQRGADCLKQLLSTFSLQHMEDLVQSWLARGANLTLTGGIVQHCLKGVDLPISATSSIEGWHLVNAKYLSANSSQPFETCKTMSFPGFCAQFTDQNTRWETLGIFLSAVTRAAMDTPFFQSLYTSEEWRRTLQKFCMRVADSALEIALSLDCLNDLQLFLQYENWIVHTNVYGDHSYHSWRRLGDLIASIYALGYHEKLDNYPDCPPFLTELRKAVFARVYSGDKNVAIFLGQPPRIDKRFCHFQVPSSPGAEDIWLLSGTAPGGVDIAEWRPDTRASFMAESRWTAMCAYLKEDILCLQREKGSDAADFQRRIASFERDFLAAVRLNHLHVMFMLSLLQLRTPAEPDTSTVEIAEEIISLIVDLILLRDQIVNSGTSLVWKITYYALPAAGILLLALLNQRTSPTAPRLMGPKVLQHLTILAAELQAGSIIQPCQPNFELISKAMQTIQSFLDSVAADAMQVAPGFLSGTMDEWPRFANQQTLDFEIGFWQSLADHPLLNQFVDGVLFE from the exons ATGCAGTCGCTTGCGCAACTAAAGTACCCATTTCTCCCTTACACCCCGTACACTCCGACACTCCGATTACTCCTATACCCCGAACACTCCGGCACTGCGGCCACTGCGGCACTCCGACACTTTCTCAACACAGCAGAGCCGAGAAGAATGGCATCAAGACTAGCAGCATGTGAGCCTTGCAGGAAATCAAAGCTTGCATGCGACCATAACCGGCCAGTTTGTACGCGCTGCAGCAATAACAACCGAAAAGGCCACTGCGTCTACCGAAATGCGCCCTTTAAGAGGAAAAGGATTGATACTGGCCCAGCGCTGAATCCTTCACGAAG CACTCGTACCATCGCCGATACAGAATCTATAGTCCCGGCATCTGCGCCGGCGCGCACGCCGAATCGCTACCCGAATCCAGGGTATACCGGCTCATCGAGCCATGTTGCCATCTTCAACTACATTTCTGCAAAGGACAATAGCCCTAACTCTGTCCTGGATGGCGAGACAACCTTACCACGCACCCAACCCGAAGATGACCTTCTCACCCAACGGGGCGCCGACTGCCTCAAGCAACTACTCAGCACGTTCTCTCTCCAGCATATGGAAGATCTCGTCCAGTCTTGGCTCGCAAGGGGTGCGAATCTCACTCTGACAGGCGGCATTGTCCAGCATTGCCTCAAGGGGGTTGACCTGCCAATATCAGCGACTTCATCGATCGAGGGGTGGCATCTCGTTAATGCAAAGTACCTGTCAGCCAATTCATCCCAACCTTTTGAGACGTGCAAGACAATGTCATTTCCGGGATTCTGCGCGCAGTTCACCGATCAGAATACCCGGTGGGAGACGCTGGGTATTTTCCTGTCCGCCGTGACCCGCGCCGCGATGGACacgccgttcttccagtcgtTGTATACCAGCGAGGAGTGGAGACGCACGCTACAGAAATTCTGCATGAGAGTAGCGGATTCCGCGCTCGAGATTGCGCTCTCGCTGGATTGTCTCAACgatctgcagctcttcttgcaGTATGAGAATTGGATCGTGCATACAAATGTTTATGGTGACCACA GCTACCATTCATGGCGCCGGCTCGGCGACCTTATAGCTTCGATCTACGCTCTAGGATACCATGAGAAACTGGACAACTATCCCGACTGCCCACCGTTTCTAACAGAGCTGCGGAAGGCGGTCTTCGCACGAGTATACTCCGGCGACAAGAACGTCGCTATTTTCCTTGGTCAGCCTCCGCGTATAGATAAGCGGTTCTGCCATTTTCAGgttccatcttctccaggcGCCGAAGATATTTGGCTTTTATCTGGCACTGCACCGGGTGGCGTGGATATCGCAGAGTGGAGGCCGGATACGCGCGCGAGTTTCATGGCGGAATCCCGCTGGACTGCCATGTGTGCTTATTTAAAGGAAGATATCTTGTGTCTCCAGCGTGAGAAAGGGAGTGATGCCGCCGACTTTCAGAGAAGGATCGC CTCATTTGAGCGTGACTTCCTCGCCGCAGTGCGTTTAAACCACCTTCATGTAATGTTTATGCTGAGCCTACTGCAACTACGCacaccagcagagccagatACATCTACTGTTGAAATTGCAGAGGAGATAATCTCGCTGATCGTGGACTTGATCCTTCTTCGAGACCAGATTGTGAATTCTGGGACGAGTCTTGTGTGGAAG ATAACGTACTACGCCCTCCCAGCAGCAGGaatcctccttctcgctctcctAAACCAGCGCACCTCACCGACAGCACCACGCCTCATGGGTCCCAAAGTCCTACAACATCTCACGATTCTTGCCGCGGAGCTCCAAGCAGGGTCAATTATTCAACCCTGTCAACCCAACTTCGAGCTCATATCCAAGGCCATGCAGACTATCCAGAGTTTTCTAGACTCCGTCGCTGCAGATGCGATGCAGGTCGCGCCAGGATTTCTCAGTGGGACGATGGATGAGTGGCCGAGGTTTGCGAACCAGCAGACGTTGGATTTTGAGATTGGGTTTTGGCAGTCCCTCGCTGATCATCCATTATTGAATCAGTTCGTGGACGGGGTCCTGTTTGAGTGA
- a CDS encoding uncharacterized protein (transcript_id=CADANIAT00005352): MHLSHILVMFSKGKDRLNRVQAKYRIENIPLPFVKQDIQAGQEWIRGAMLCALVTASIGILNVILTIIAAGIAYSKKASDTHLTYAEIYEGDCSITSNWTTGMHLVINVLSSILLAASNYVMQCLSAPSRVDIDRAHSKDRENLGGSSSLASFDQMRGYLGARPDFISQSSVNSFYLETQHWNYPIWSFKYKGSGDWGDLFDLCYTPWQGQNDAACYDRAIDTRTLQDFLWTENPTEMQLGNFFNTASNWRNSSWAAEISFRIDVPSDPGGGFSMLGECPCEIEYTDGLSHNITISGCMTSDAQQHCQLYFSLPICIAVIVCNIIKVLCMYMTAKKDRKEIFLTIGDALSSFLDKPDATTRGQSVLPANDITYGLRSWAKRALTMPFKNNLANVTIPRETSPQLFPKRKRWIQAASWRRWAFTYILYLPQPK; the protein is encoded by the exons ATGCACCTCTCCCATATTCTTGTTATGTTCTCCAAAGGAAAAGACCGCTTGAACAGAGTTCAAGCCAAGTATAGAATTGAGAATATTCCCTTGCCCTTCGTCAAACAAGATATTCAAGCAGGACAAGAATGGATTAGAGGTGCCATGCTCTGTGCTCTGGTAACGGCATCAATCGGTATCTTGAATGTGATCCTCACAATAATCGCGGCTGGTATCGCCTATTCAAAAAAGGCAAGCGACACTCACCTCACATATGCAGAAATCTACGAGGGCGATTGTTCAATCACCAGTAATTGGACTACCGGAATGCACCTGGTTATCAACGTCCTCAGCAGTATCCTGTTGGCCGCTAGCAACTATGTCATGCAATGCTTAAGCGCACCCTCGCGGGTTGATATTGACAGGGCTCATTCGAAAG ACAGGGAAAACCTCGGAGGCTCTTCTAGCCTTGCTTCTTTTGACCAGATGCGGGGATATCTGGGAGCCCGACCCGACTTTATATCCCAGTCTAGTGTCAACAGCTTTTATCTGGAGACTCAACATTGGAATTATCCAATATGGTCTTTCAAATACAAGGGTAGTGGCGACTGGGGTGACTTGTTTGACCTATGTTATACCCCTTGGCAAGGGCAAAACGACGCAGCCTGTTACGATAGAGCTATTGATACACGCACACTTCAAGATTTTCTTTGGACTGAAAATCCGACCGAAATGCAGTTAGGCAACTTTTTCAATACGGCTTCGAATTGGCGGAACAGCTCATGGGCAGCCGAGATTTCGTTTCGCATCGACGTCCCTTCGGATCCCGGTGGAGGCTTTTCTATGCTCGGGGAATGTCCCTGTGAAATAGAGTATACTGATGGCCTTTCTCACAATATCACGATTTCAGGCTGCATGACCAGCGACGCGCAGCAGCACTGCCAGCTGTATTTTAGCCTGCCGATATGCATCGCGGTGATTGTATGCAATATTATCAAAGTCCTCTGCATGTATATGACGGCGAAAAAAGATCGCAAAGAGATCTTTCTGACGATCGGTGATGCGCTATCTTCATTTCTGGACAAACCTGATGCAACAACCCGAGGCCAGTCCGTTCTGCCTGCTAACGACATAACATATGGACTGCGAAGTTGGGCTAAACGTGCCCTAACGATGCCATTCAAGAATAATCTCGCCAATGTAACGATACCCCGAGAGACAAGCCCTCAACTGTTTCCTAAACGGAAGAGATGGATACAGGCTGCGAGCTGGAGACGCTGGGCCTTTACTTACATCTTGTACTTACCCCAGCCCAAATAA
- a CDS encoding LysM peptidoglycan-binding domain-containing protein (transcript_id=CADANIAT00005353): MSDVSTSMSTALRDPFRTSRRSLTRTATATSDVIQQDDTCDEIAKANKMDSDKIADYNSLTWGWEGCNGLQRGQAICLSEGMPPFPKSVDENVCGPQPTGLALQLLRFRIINARAVSSVSGKNACAKGSSSAIQASGLKGSSERTGTGKAVSERLLNYLTYPIHSLYPQSSAANPISKSAVKTW; this comes from the exons ATGAGCGATGTT TCGACCAGTATGTCTACTGCTCTGAGGGATCCCTTCCGGACTTCTCGCCGAAGCCTGACGAGAACGGCAACTGCTACGTCTGATGTAATTCAGCAGGATGATACATGCGACGAAATCGCCAAGGCGAATAAGATGGATTCTGACAAGATCGCCGACTACAATAGTCTCACTTGGGGATGGGAGGGATGCAATGGGCTACAGAGAGGCCAAGCCATATGTCTTAGTGAGGGCATGCCGCCGTTCCCTAAGTCTGTTGATGAGAACGTCTGCGGTCCACAG CCGACTGGGCTGGCTCTACAATTGTTGAGATTCAGGATCATCAACGCGCGAGCCGTGTCGTCGGTATCGGGGAAAAATGCGTGCGCTAAAGGAAGCAGTTCAGCTATACAAGCAAGTGGCTTGAAAGGTTCCTCCGAACGTACTGGCACCGGTAAAGCCGTCAGTGAACGACTACTGAACTACCTGACGTATCCTATCCACTCCCTCTACCCCCAGTCTTCTGCCGCGAACCCGATCTCCAAAAGTGCCGTCAAAACCTGGTAG
- a CDS encoding uncharacterized protein (transcript_id=CADANIAT00005354), which yields MVTVIMLNDGVDCNQAMRLSHQFVQQEAAQGFQKVERHLRTQSLVVSTERSVEDAFIEGCKNVVMGLTHWRQSPSYSPSDWADLVN from the exons ATGGTCACCGTCATAATGCTGAACGACGGTGTGGACTGCAACCAAGCGATGCGCCTATCTCACCAGTTCGTTCAACAAGAGGCCGCCCAGGGGTTCCAGAAGGTGGAGCGTCATCTTCGGACACAATCCCTCGTTGTGAGTACGGAGCGCAGCGTTGAAGACGCATTCATTGAGGGATGCAAGAATGTGGTAATGGGGCTTACCCATTGGAG GCAGAGTCCCTCTTATTCGCCTTCTGATTGGGCAGATCTCGTTAACTGA